The window CCGAGTTGATGGTGTACGGGTAGAACGCGGCGTTTTGTGTCCACCGCCCCATCGCGACGTCGCCACTGAGGCGGGTCTGCTTGGCGAACTTCAACAGGAACCCGGCCGAGCCCGTGCTGGCCTCGTTGTCGGGCGCGTTGACAAACAGGGCGCGCGAGGGGCCACCCAGCGTGCTGGTGGAGACCACATCAACCGCCTGGAACGGGTTGTCGATGGTCAGCGTCTCGGCGTTGTTGTCATACAGGTTGCGATTGAACGCCGCGTGCACGTTGCCTCTTGTGAAGTTGTACGCCGCGCGGAAGCCGAAGTCCTGGACCACGTCGTCTGAACGCTCCGGCACCTCGTAGGACGGGTTGACCTGGCTGCGGACGTTGCCGCCGCTCAGTCGGCGATAGCCGGATCTGACCTGGCGCATGTAGGTGACGGCCAGCGCATAGGGCGCGTCGCCGCCGCCGTATGTGAGCTCAGCCGAGCCACGTTTGCGGAGGCCCAGCAGGTCCATCACGTTGGCAGACGCCAGCGTGGGGCCCAGCAGGTTGTCATAAAAATCCACGGTCCGCTTTGCGGTTGGGAGCCGCGTGTCGTTGGCCGTCTGGAGCACCTGGCGCAGAGACGTACTCATCGTCCACACGCCTGGAGCGCTCTCGGAGAACATCGTGCGTCCGTTGTTTCCGATGTTGTGGGGAATCTGGTTGTAGTCGAAGAACAGACCCACCCTGCCCGAGTTCAGCCAGCCGGTGTAACGCTGGTCGGACTGGCGCACGTTAAACGCGTGGAAGTCGAAGAGGAATCCGTCCTTGCGACTGAAGACGTTCGCGTACGGAATCGAGATGCCCTTGGGCACCTCGCGGTACTCGTCGAACTTCGCCGACGAGATGTCTTTGACGCTCAGTGCGCCGAAGACGATCTTGCCGCCGGAGGTCTTGGCGGGCGCCTCTTGCGCCGCCGCGTATGAACCCGCCACGAGAAGCCCCATGGCGATAAGCGCCGTTACTCTCAGTATTTTTTTCATGGGGTTATCTCACGAAGTATGCGCCGGAGGGCGAGTTGGAGCCGTGAATATTCAAGTGGCACTTCGTACACCCGCTCTCAATGAAGCGTGAGTTGACGGTGGGGAAGCCGGTGGGCGCTGCTGGCGGCGCGGAACGTACGCCCGCCTCGGTTGAGAGGTTGTCACCGGACCCGAAGTGACCGGAGCCGCTGATGTGGCAGTTCCAGCACAGATTCGGCATTTTCGAGGTGAGCATCGACTTGTGGTTCGATCCATGCGGCTGGTGACAGGACACGCAGTCTTCACGAACCGGAGCGTGCTCAAACAGGAATGGCCCGCGCTTCTCGGTATGGCACGTGTAACAGAGTTCATTGACCGACTCTGCCTTGATCATCTTCGGGCGCACGCCGTCGTGCGGGTTGTGGCAGCTGGCGCAGCCCATCTTGCCTTCGCGCACGGGATGATGCGACGTCCGGTTCAGTTCGCTCCGTTCGGCTTTGTGACACGTGACGCAGGTCTCCGTGTCCGTCTTGGTCTTGAGCTGGCCCTTGATTGACTTGTAGGCGTGCACGCTGTGGCAGGTGGAGCAGGCCACATCGCGGCGCGCATGCATGCTGCTCAGGAAGCTGGCCTGATTGGCCTTTTCGTGGCAGCTAAGACAGATCGCGTTGCTCTCCTGAGCGTCGAGCTTCTTGAGCGTCGGCACCGGGCCATCCGTCCGGCCGTCGGCCTGCGCCTTCGCGTGTTCACTCGCGTTCGCGTGACAGTTGGCACAACTCTGTGTGAGTTCGCCGTGCTTGCTGTTTTTGAATGCCTCACTGCCGGCCTTGTCATGGCAGGTGGTGCACTGTTCGACATCAATCGGTGTCGAGGCCGCAGCCATCGCCGACTGCTGAGCGACAGGCTGCGGAACTTTCGGCTCCACCGCTGTTTTTTCAACAGTGACGGGGGGGCGATCGCCGCCGAAGTCATCACCACCCTGACGCCAATCGCTCCTACCAACCAGAGACCCAACCCACAAGCCCACAACGCTTTGGGGCCGTTTCTGGGGATGTATCTGCCCATGCCAACCTCCTGCAAACCCTCGGTCCGAATAATTCCGGCGAGTAACCTGCTGCACCTACCCGCAAACACCGTGCCGACGTGGTTATGGGAGCTTCCCAACGGCCGGCGCCGCCAGGCAGGGGTGCCGGATCGCGGCGGGGGGGGGGCAGGACACGGACGGCCGCGTTCAGCGCGGAGGGGTGGTCAGGGGCAGCGCCACACGGCGCCGG is drawn from Acidobacteriota bacterium and contains these coding sequences:
- a CDS encoding DmsE family decaheme c-type cytochrome; its protein translation is MEPKVPQPVAQQSAMAAASTPIDVEQCTTCHDKAGSEAFKNSKHGELTQSCANCHANASEHAKAQADGRTDGPVPTLKKLDAQESNAICLSCHEKANQASFLSSMHARRDVACSTCHSVHAYKSIKGQLKTKTDTETCVTCHKAERSELNRTSHHPVREGKMGCASCHNPHDGVRPKMIKAESVNELCYTCHTEKRGPFLFEHAPVREDCVSCHQPHGSNHKSMLTSKMPNLCWNCHISGSGHFGSGDNLSTEAGVRSAPPAAPTGFPTVNSRFIESGCTKCHLNIHGSNSPSGAYFVR